One Peromyscus leucopus breed LL Stock chromosome 14, UCI_PerLeu_2.1, whole genome shotgun sequence genomic window carries:
- the Gpr65 gene encoding psychosine receptor has protein sequence MTMNSTCVEEQHDLDHYLFPVVYIFVFIVSVPANVGSLCVSFLQAKKENELGIYLFSLSLSDLLYALTLPLWINYTWNKDNWTFSPALCKGSVFFTYMNFYSSTAFLTCIALDRYLAVVYPLKFSFLRTRRFAFMTSLSIWILESFFNSMLLWEDETSVEYCDSEKSNFTLCYDKYPLENWQINLNLFRTCLGYAVPLITIMICNHKVYQAVRHNQATENSEKRRIIKLLASITLTFVLCFTPFHVMVLIRCILERNMNFNDKSGKQTFTVYRITVALTSLNCVADPILYCFVTETGRADMWNILKLCTRKHNRSQGQKRNILSVSTRDTIELQIIE, from the coding sequence atgacaatgaaCAGCACGTGTGTTGAAGAACAGCATGATCTAGATCACTACTTGTTCCCAGTGGTctacatatttgtatttatagtcAGCGTCCCCGCCAATGTTGGGTCGTTATGTGTATCCTTTCtgcaagcaaagaaagaaaacgagCTAGGAATTTACCTCTTCAGTTTGTCACTGTCAGATCTGCTGTATGCACTGACTCTGCCCCTGTGGATCAATTACACTTGGAATAAAGACAACTGGACCTTCTCTCCCGCCTTGTGCAAAGGCAGCGTTTTCTTCACGTACATGAACTTTTACAGCAGCACGGCATTCCTCACCTGCATTGCCCTGGACCGCTATTTAGCCGTCGTCTACCcgttgaagttttcttttctaagGACGAGAAGATTTGCGTTCATGACCAGCCTGTCTATCTGGATACTAGAGTCCTTCTTTAACTCTATGCTTCTCTGGGAAGATGAAACAAGTGTTGAATACTGTGATTCGGAGAAGTCTAACTTCACTCTGTGTTATGACAAATACCCTCTGGAGAACTGGCAGATCAACCTCAACCTGTTTCGGACGTGCCTGGGCTACGCAGTGCCTTTGATCACCATCATGATCTGCAACCATAAAGTATACCAAGCTGTGCGGCACAACCAAGCCACAGAAAACAGCGAGAAGAGAAGGATCATAAAGTTGCTGGCTAGCATCACGTTGACTTTCGTCCTATGCTTTACCCCCTTCCACGTGATGGTGCTCATCCGCTGCATCTTGGAGCGCAATATGAACTTCAATGACAAGTCTGGAAAGCAGACTTTTACGGTGTACAGAATCACAGTGGCACTGACGAGTCTAAACTGTGTCGCTGATCCAATTCTGTACTGTTTTGTGACTGAGACAGGGAGAGCTGATATGTGGAACATATTAAAATTGTGTACTAGGAAACACAATAGATCACAAGGACAAAAAAGGAACATACTTTCTGTGTCCACAAGAGATACCATAGAATTACAGATTATAGAGTAG